The following nucleotide sequence is from Mycobacterium sp. ELW1.
AGCGCCGCGACGTCGGCCGGATTGATCGTCGCCGCGAGATGGACCTGAGAGGCCGATACATGCGGGAACGAGATTTGTTGATGCGCGCCGGGGGCGACGACAACCGGCGTCAAGGCGATGGTGCTTGCGGCGGTCACCGCAATACCGGCGTTGAGATAGGAGCGGACGGAAAGTTCCATGAAAGCCCTCCAAAGGCACACGGCGAAAGGGATTAGGGAAGCTCGAACCCGCAGTGCAGAGCCCTTGTCAGCAGATTCGAACCCGCCTAAGTGTACGCTATACAACTCCGATATACGCCGCCGTTAAGATACTCTTCATTCACGTTACAGCTGGTGTGCCATGACTCTGTTCTTCGATGATGAACAGCCCCCGCACGGTCGCCGTATGACCCGCCGCGTCCTGCGCGGGTTCGACGCGCACGCGTTCGCAGCGGTGCGCCGCCGCGCCGGCATCAGCGTCAGCGACCTCTCCCGGCTGTCGGGCGCCTCGTTGAGCACCCTCCATCACTGGGAGGCCGGCCGGCGCACACCACAGGTCGACATCCTCGCCACCGTGATGAAAGTTCTGCAGGCTCCGATCGACGCCGTCGTGCTCATCGCCCCCGAGCAGCGCTACCCAGGCGATTGGCGCGTGATGAGCGGCCTCACCCAACCCCAGGCTGCCGCGCGCGCACAGCTGTCCACCGCGATCCTGCAGCGCATCGAGCGTGGTGAGTATCCACTGTCCGACAAGAACGCTGAAGCTCTTGCCGGCGTGCTCGGCATCAGCGCCACCGAGTACCACGCCGCCTATCAGCGAGCCCGGCAGCGGCCGGCGGGCGCACCGAGTTAGCCGCCGCCCTTCGGTCGCCACTACCGCTCGCTAACGAAAGCGCAGGGCCTGTTAGTTGCCGACTCCCGAGGAGCGGGACGGATCGGGCACCCACCATCCGGGCATGTAT
It contains:
- a CDS encoding helix-turn-helix transcriptional regulator; translation: MTRRVLRGFDAHAFAAVRRRAGISVSDLSRLSGASLSTLHHWEAGRRTPQVDILATVMKVLQAPIDAVVLIAPEQRYPGDWRVMSGLTQPQAAARAQLSTAILQRIERGEYPLSDKNAEALAGVLGISATEYHAAYQRARQRPAGAPS